A window of the Streptomyces sp. JB150 genome harbors these coding sequences:
- a CDS encoding SsgA family sporulation/cell division regulator, with translation MYTVVERELELRLVLSPERAVAVPARLSYRTDDPYAVHIAFHIDSLCPVDWTFARELLVEGVFRPCGDGDVRVWPTKAEGRCVVLMALSSPAGEALLEAPAAPVSAWLERTLRVVPPGTEGEQLGLDDGLDRLLAQ, from the coding sequence ATGTACACCGTCGTGGAGCGCGAACTGGAGCTGCGTCTCGTCCTGTCCCCCGAGCGCGCCGTCGCCGTGCCCGCCCGGCTGAGCTACCGCACCGACGACCCGTACGCCGTGCACATCGCCTTCCACATCGACTCACTGTGCCCGGTCGACTGGACGTTCGCCCGGGAGCTGCTGGTCGAGGGGGTGTTCCGGCCGTGCGGGGACGGTGACGTGCGGGTGTGGCCGACGAAGGCGGAGGGGCGCTGTGTGGTGCTGATGGCGCTGAGTTCCCCGGCCGGGGAGGCGCTGCTGGAGGCTCCGGCGGCACCGGTGTCGGCGTGGCTGGAGCGGACGCTGCGGGTGGTGCCGCCGGGCACGGAGGGCGAGCAGCTGGGCCTCGACGACGGTCTCGACCGGTTGCTCGCCCAGTGA
- a CDS encoding tetratricopeptide repeat protein, with the protein MKTQDGAESQSGAESQDGVTAREQAGEDVSGGRRRRRIRIATGVSAGVLAGGLVVGGVLTLQPSGRPAAPPPAAGAAAARAAVTKGIPAAPPELAALIGERESHLRRHPRDAAAWAVLGTAYVEQGRRAADPGNYPKAERALHTSLRVRARGNAAALDGLAALANARRDFRAARKWGEAALKADSERWTTYPLLIEAYTGLGDLKAAQRTLDRLRELRSGPAVKARAATLYWDLGWREDAAAQLSDAAAAAGSAAERAAWLERAGQMAWERGEREAALRHFQEALRTDPDQRVAQAGQGKALAALGRTSEALTAYRAALAKRPAPEHALELGELYESLGLDQAARIHYDLLRERVRAAAAGGADEELVLGVFEADHGDARAAVRRLRAEWRRQPSVAVADALGWALHRAGEHKEARKFAVRVTDRQKGIGVRSALYAYHRGMIERALGHEGAARRHLQEALRLNPWFSPLHAPRARTALRELGEPPVEPLPRGVRAPE; encoded by the coding sequence ATGAAGACCCAGGACGGCGCGGAGAGCCAGAGCGGCGCGGAGAGCCAGGACGGTGTGACGGCGCGGGAGCAGGCCGGGGAGGACGTGTCCGGCGGGCGGCGGCGCCGGCGGATCCGGATCGCGACGGGGGTGTCGGCCGGCGTGCTCGCCGGGGGCCTGGTGGTCGGCGGGGTGCTGACGCTGCAGCCGTCCGGCCGGCCGGCCGCCCCGCCGCCCGCCGCGGGAGCCGCCGCGGCGCGGGCCGCGGTCACCAAGGGGATTCCTGCCGCGCCGCCGGAGCTGGCGGCGCTGATCGGGGAGCGGGAGTCGCACCTGCGCAGGCATCCGCGGGACGCCGCGGCCTGGGCGGTGCTCGGGACGGCGTACGTGGAGCAGGGGCGGCGCGCCGCCGATCCGGGGAACTACCCGAAGGCGGAGCGGGCGCTGCACACCTCGCTGCGGGTGCGGGCCCGCGGCAACGCGGCGGCCCTGGACGGTCTGGCGGCGCTGGCGAACGCCCGGCGGGACTTCCGGGCGGCCCGCAAGTGGGGCGAGGCCGCGCTGAAGGCGGACAGCGAGCGGTGGACGACGTATCCGCTGCTGATCGAGGCGTACACCGGACTCGGTGATCTCAAGGCGGCCCAGCGGACCCTGGACCGGCTGCGGGAGCTGCGCTCGGGTCCGGCCGTGAAGGCCCGCGCGGCCACCCTGTACTGGGATCTGGGCTGGCGCGAGGACGCGGCGGCCCAGCTGTCGGACGCGGCGGCGGCCGCCGGTTCGGCCGCCGAGCGGGCGGCGTGGCTGGAGCGGGCCGGGCAGATGGCGTGGGAGCGCGGGGAGCGGGAGGCGGCGCTGCGCCACTTCCAGGAGGCGCTGCGCACCGACCCCGATCAGCGGGTCGCGCAGGCCGGGCAGGGCAAGGCGCTGGCGGCGCTGGGCCGGACCTCGGAGGCGCTGACCGCGTACCGGGCGGCGCTGGCCAAGCGGCCGGCGCCGGAGCACGCGCTGGAGCTGGGCGAGCTGTACGAGTCGCTGGGGCTCGACCAGGCGGCGCGCATCCACTACGACCTGCTGCGGGAGCGGGTGCGGGCGGCGGCCGCGGGCGGCGCGGACGAGGAGCTGGTGCTGGGCGTCTTCGAGGCGGACCACGGGGACGCGAGAGCCGCGGTGCGGCGGCTGCGCGCGGAGTGGCGGCGGCAGCCGTCGGTCGCGGTCGCCGACGCCCTGGGGTGGGCGCTGCACCGGGCGGGCGAGCACAAGGAGGCCCGGAAGTTCGCGGTGCGGGTGACCGACCGGCAGAAGGGGATCGGGGTGCGCAGCGCCCTGTACGCGTACCACCGGGGGATGATCGAGCGGGCCCTCGGCCATGAGGGCGCCGCCCGGCGTCATCTCCAGGAGGCGCTGCGCCTGAACCCCTGGTTCTCGCCGCTGCACGCGCCGCGCGCGCGGACGGCGCTGCGGGAGCTGGGCGAGCCGCCCGTCGAGCCGCTGCCGCGGGGAGTGCGGGCGCCGGAGTAG
- a CDS encoding Lrp/AsnC family transcriptional regulator, translated as MAIDHLDGRIIVLLAREPRIGVLEMSRRLGVARGTVQARLDRLQSNGVIRGFGPQVDPAALGYPVTAFATLQIRQGQGADVRAHLATVPEVLELHTTTGTGDMLCRLVARSNADLQRVIDRVVGFDGIVRASTAIVMENPVPLRIIPLVEQAALPTESSGRAREGTS; from the coding sequence ATGGCGATCGATCATCTGGACGGGCGGATCATCGTGCTGCTGGCGCGCGAGCCGCGGATCGGGGTGCTGGAGATGTCCCGGCGGCTGGGCGTGGCGCGCGGCACCGTGCAGGCGCGCCTGGACCGGCTTCAGTCGAACGGAGTCATCCGTGGCTTCGGCCCGCAGGTGGACCCGGCGGCCCTCGGCTACCCGGTGACGGCGTTCGCCACCCTCCAGATCCGGCAGGGGCAAGGAGCCGACGTACGGGCCCACTTGGCGACCGTGCCGGAGGTGCTGGAACTGCACACCACCACCGGGACGGGCGACATGCTGTGCCGTCTGGTGGCCCGCTCCAACGCCGATCTCCAGCGGGTGATCGACCGGGTCGTCGGTTTTGATGGCATTGTCCGGGCCTCGACCGCGATCGTGATGGAGAACCCCGTTCCGCTGCGGATCATCCCGCTGGTGGAGCAGGCGGCGCTGCCGACCGAGTCGTCGGGCCGGGCCCGGGAAGGGACGTCCTAG
- a CDS encoding FAD-linked oxidase C-terminal domain-containing protein: MSPSPLVDRLLARLPAEAVHTDSDITASYAHDMASFCPAGTPAVVVLPRTVEEVQHVMRTATELRVPVVPQGARTGLSGGANATDGCIVLSLTKMDRIIEIDPVDRVAVVEPGVVNATLSRAVGEHGLSYPPDPSSWEMCTIGGNIGTAAGGLCCVKYGVTAEYVLGLDVVLADGRLMSTGRRTAKGVAGYDLTRLFVGSEGSLGIVVRATVALKPEPPRQLVLAAEFASAAAACDAVCRIMAAGHVPSLLELMDRTTVKAVNDLAHMGLPETTEALLLVAFDTPDPAADLAAVGRLCEAAGATQVVPADDTAESDLLLQARRMSLPALEAVKGTTMIDDVCVPRTRLGDLLAGVERIAEKYGLTIGVCAHAGDGNTHPTVCFDARDPDESRRARESFDEIMALGLALGGTITGEHGVGVLKKEWLARELGPVGLEMQRAVKQVFDPLGILNPGKLF, encoded by the coding sequence ATGAGCCCTAGCCCTCTCGTCGACCGGCTGCTCGCTCGACTGCCGGCCGAGGCCGTCCACACCGACTCCGACATCACCGCCTCCTACGCCCACGACATGGCGAGCTTCTGCCCGGCCGGCACCCCCGCCGTGGTGGTGCTGCCGCGCACCGTCGAAGAGGTCCAGCACGTCATGCGCACCGCGACCGAGCTGCGCGTCCCGGTCGTCCCGCAGGGCGCCCGCACCGGCCTGTCCGGCGGGGCCAACGCCACCGACGGCTGCATCGTGCTGTCCCTGACCAAGATGGACCGGATCATCGAGATCGACCCGGTCGACCGGGTCGCCGTCGTCGAACCCGGCGTCGTCAACGCCACCCTCTCCCGCGCGGTCGGCGAACACGGGCTGTCCTACCCGCCCGACCCCTCCAGCTGGGAGATGTGCACGATCGGCGGCAACATCGGCACCGCCGCCGGCGGACTGTGCTGTGTGAAGTACGGGGTGACGGCCGAGTACGTGCTCGGCCTGGACGTCGTCCTCGCCGACGGGCGGCTCATGTCCACCGGCCGCCGCACCGCCAAGGGCGTCGCCGGATACGACCTGACCCGGCTGTTCGTCGGCTCCGAGGGCTCGCTCGGCATCGTCGTGCGCGCGACCGTCGCCCTCAAGCCCGAGCCCCCGCGGCAGCTCGTGCTCGCCGCCGAGTTCGCCTCGGCGGCGGCCGCCTGCGACGCCGTGTGCCGGATCATGGCCGCCGGGCACGTCCCGTCACTCCTCGAACTCATGGACCGTACGACGGTCAAGGCCGTCAACGACCTGGCGCACATGGGACTGCCGGAGACCACCGAGGCGCTGCTCCTCGTCGCCTTCGACACCCCCGACCCGGCCGCCGACCTCGCCGCCGTCGGCCGGCTGTGCGAGGCCGCCGGCGCCACCCAGGTGGTGCCCGCCGACGACACCGCCGAGTCGGACCTGCTGCTCCAGGCGCGCCGGATGTCACTCCCCGCGCTGGAGGCCGTCAAGGGCACCACGATGATCGACGACGTGTGCGTGCCCCGCACCCGGCTCGGCGACCTGCTGGCCGGGGTCGAGCGCATCGCCGAGAAGTACGGGCTGACCATCGGGGTCTGCGCGCACGCGGGCGACGGCAACACCCACCCGACCGTGTGCTTCGACGCCCGCGACCCGGACGAGTCCCGGCGCGCCCGCGAGTCCTTCGACGAGATCATGGCCCTCGGCCTCGCCCTCGGCGGCACCATCACCGGCGAACACGGCGTCGGCGTGCTGAAGAAGGAGTGGCTGGCCCGGGAACTCGGGCCCGTGGGGCTGGAGATGCAGCGGGCCGTCAAGCAGGTGTTCGACCCGCTGGGCATCCTCAACCCGGGCAAGCTCTTCTGA
- a CDS encoding glycine betaine ABC transporter substrate-binding protein, with protein sequence MRRRMCLLLAGGLLTAASGCGLTSGSPMADDVRPGSIGRGEPLRGADLTVTSKSFTEQLILGAILGIAFEAAGAEVLDRTGIQGSIGSREAVRKGDADAVYEYTGTAWITYLGNPDPLPDPHEQWRAVRDADRKNGLTWLAPSALNNTYALAMNRANSEKYGTKTLSDVAALAKKDPGAVTLCVEGEFANRADGLPGMQEEYGMDVPAGRITQMDTGIIYTQAAKGSCTYGEVFTTDGRVKSMKLVVMEDDRKFFPNYNAAPVINTRTLKEWPAITGILDPITRKLNNDVARDLNAKVDVDGEDPHQVALDWLVAEGFVKQG encoded by the coding sequence ATGAGACGGCGGATGTGCCTGCTGCTGGCGGGCGGGCTGCTGACCGCGGCCTCCGGGTGCGGGCTGACCAGCGGGTCCCCCATGGCCGACGACGTGCGGCCGGGGTCGATCGGGCGGGGCGAGCCGCTCAGGGGCGCCGATCTCACCGTGACGTCCAAGTCGTTCACCGAGCAGCTCATCCTCGGCGCGATCCTGGGCATCGCCTTCGAGGCGGCCGGCGCCGAGGTCCTCGACCGCACCGGCATCCAGGGCTCCATCGGCTCCCGCGAGGCCGTCCGCAAGGGCGACGCGGACGCCGTGTACGAGTACACCGGCACCGCCTGGATCACGTACCTCGGCAACCCGGACCCCCTCCCCGACCCGCACGAGCAGTGGCGGGCCGTGCGCGACGCCGACCGGAAGAACGGCCTGACCTGGCTGGCGCCGTCCGCCCTGAACAACACCTACGCCCTGGCCATGAACCGGGCCAACTCCGAGAAGTACGGCACGAAGACGCTCTCCGACGTCGCCGCGCTCGCGAAGAAGGACCCCGGCGCGGTGACGCTGTGCGTGGAGGGCGAGTTCGCCAACCGGGCGGACGGGCTGCCGGGGATGCAGGAGGAGTACGGGATGGACGTCCCGGCGGGCCGGATCACCCAGATGGACACCGGCATCATCTACACCCAGGCGGCGAAGGGCAGTTGCACGTACGGCGAGGTCTTCACCACCGACGGGCGGGTGAAGTCCATGAAGCTGGTGGTGATGGAGGACGACAGGAAGTTCTTCCCGAACTACAACGCGGCGCCGGTGATCAACACCAGGACGCTCAAGGAGTGGCCGGCGATCACCGGCATCCTCGACCCGATCACCAGGAAGCTGAACAACGACGTGGCGCGGGACCTGAACGCCAAGGTCGACGTGGACGGCGAGGACCCGCACCAGGTCGCGCTGGACTGGCTGGTCGCGGAAGGGTTCGTGAAGCAGGGCTGA
- a CDS encoding ABC transporter permease: protein MNFWEYLGSRHQQLLADAGQHASAVFQCMVVATLLGVLIAVATYRSDWAGNLATTATSTLLTIPSLAMIGLLVPVVGLGVPPTVIALTLYGLLPVVRNAIVGLRGVDPALVDAATGIGMSRLSRLVRVELPLAWPPILTGIRVSTQMLMGIAAIAAYASGPGLGNEIFRGIASLGSRNALNQVLAGTLGIIVLALLFDAAYVLIGRLTIPRGIRA, encoded by the coding sequence GTGAACTTCTGGGAGTACCTGGGCAGTCGCCACCAGCAGCTGCTCGCCGACGCCGGGCAGCACGCGAGCGCGGTCTTCCAGTGCATGGTCGTGGCCACCCTCCTCGGGGTGCTGATCGCGGTGGCCACCTACCGCAGCGACTGGGCCGGCAACCTGGCCACCACGGCGACCTCCACCCTCCTCACCATCCCGTCGCTCGCCATGATCGGCCTGCTCGTCCCGGTCGTCGGCCTGGGTGTGCCGCCGACCGTGATCGCGCTGACCCTGTACGGGCTGCTGCCGGTCGTGCGGAACGCGATCGTCGGCCTGCGCGGCGTCGACCCCGCGCTGGTGGACGCCGCCACCGGGATCGGCATGTCGCGGCTGTCCCGGCTGGTGCGGGTGGAGCTGCCGCTGGCCTGGCCGCCGATCCTCACCGGCATCCGGGTCTCCACGCAGATGCTGATGGGCATCGCCGCCATCGCCGCGTACGCCTCCGGACCCGGCCTCGGCAACGAGATCTTCCGCGGGATCGCCTCCCTGGGCAGCAGGAACGCGCTGAACCAGGTCCTCGCGGGCACCCTCGGGATCATCGTCCTCGCCCTGCTCTTCGACGCCGCGTACGTCCTGATCGGACGGCTGACCATCCCGAGGGGGATCCGTGCCTGA
- a CDS encoding betaine/proline/choline family ABC transporter ATP-binding protein: MPENTPTGGATIELENLTKRYPGNPAPAVDNVSMEIGAGETVIFVGPSGCGKSTTLKMINRLIEPTSGRIRIDGEDVTDIDPVKLRRKVGYAIQSAGLFPHMTVAQNIALVPKMIGWPKTRIRDRVEELLDLVGLDPGEFRGRYPRQLSGGQQQRVGVARALAADPPVLLMDEPFGAVDPITRDHLQDELIRLQHELHKTIVFVTHDFDEAIKLGDRIAVLRERSHIAQFDTPEAILTNPADDFVSGFVGAGAALKRLNLTRVGEVEITDYPTVTVDDAPQDIFDKLRRSGTNEILLLDRRGRPYKWLRRGDLMRAKGSLARAGTLVHDTVTRDATLRDALEAVLTDNAGRVAVTGRRGEYTGVVDVETLMNSMHELLEADRLDAMEHRHELEEAREQLAHAEREGRTGEATA, translated from the coding sequence GTGCCTGAGAACACCCCGACCGGCGGCGCGACCATCGAGCTGGAGAACCTGACCAAGCGCTACCCCGGCAACCCGGCGCCCGCGGTGGACAACGTCAGCATGGAGATCGGCGCGGGCGAGACGGTGATCTTCGTGGGGCCGTCCGGCTGCGGCAAGTCGACCACCCTGAAGATGATCAACCGGCTGATCGAGCCGACCAGCGGCCGCATCCGCATCGACGGCGAGGACGTCACCGACATCGACCCGGTGAAGCTGCGCCGCAAGGTCGGCTACGCCATCCAGTCCGCGGGCCTCTTCCCGCACATGACCGTCGCGCAGAACATCGCGCTCGTACCGAAGATGATCGGCTGGCCGAAGACCCGCATCCGCGACCGGGTCGAGGAGCTGCTGGACCTGGTGGGCCTGGACCCCGGCGAGTTCCGCGGGCGCTATCCGCGCCAGCTCTCCGGCGGCCAGCAGCAGCGGGTCGGCGTGGCCCGCGCGCTGGCCGCCGACCCGCCGGTGCTGCTGATGGACGAGCCGTTCGGCGCGGTCGACCCGATCACCCGCGACCACCTCCAGGACGAGCTGATCCGGCTCCAGCACGAGCTGCACAAGACCATCGTGTTCGTCACCCACGACTTCGACGAGGCGATCAAGCTCGGCGACCGGATCGCGGTGCTGCGCGAGCGCTCGCACATCGCCCAGTTCGACACCCCGGAGGCGATCCTCACCAACCCGGCGGACGACTTCGTCTCCGGCTTCGTCGGCGCGGGCGCCGCGCTGAAGCGGCTCAACCTGACCCGGGTCGGCGAGGTGGAGATCACCGACTATCCGACGGTGACCGTCGACGACGCCCCGCAGGACATCTTCGACAAGCTCCGCCGCAGCGGCACCAACGAGATCCTGCTGCTGGACAGGCGGGGCCGGCCCTACAAGTGGCTGCGGCGCGGCGACCTGATGCGCGCCAAGGGGTCGCTGGCCCGCGCGGGCACCCTGGTGCACGACACGGTGACCCGCGACGCCACCCTGCGCGACGCCCTGGAGGCGGTGCTCACCGACAACGCCGGGCGGGTCGCGGTGACCGGGCGGCGCGGCGAGTACACGGGGGTCGTCGACGTGGAGACGCTGATGAACTCCATGCACGAGCTGCTGGAGGCCGACCGGCTGGACGCGATGGAGCACCGGCACGAGCTGGAGGAGGCGCGCGAGCAGCTGGCGCACGCCGAGCGGGAGGGCCGCACAGGGGAGGCGACGGCATGA
- a CDS encoding RDD family protein — protein sequence MSAPTPAPGDDRPREGYYPDPSIPGYVRYWNGAAWVPGTSRPAPADGEPLAPPPGVGPAQPSPASRASTASVEETGPHFFDEDPVDDPASSWGADRSHQSGFGGDQDRRVAWGAPGSTDPRASAGASSDADTPSPGNTFVFRRPTQGGGGAEGGPAAAGSTPGAAGAAGFGAGQGAAAGAAGSGAGFGPVMGPGAAGRGGEEGTMTFRAAGPRATASGPTPNPATPGAPGPTGTSAAPGGPGAPGGHGVAGGSGTAGVQGAQALTGGPGGPGTPGTPGTAGTPNATGTPGASGAHGVTGSPGTPGAPGAPGTPASPATPGPAGPGFAAGKAAAARAAAAQAAQAASAPAASTPAAPAGPQQQPAAALQQPPAAGTPQPAAGAQAAVGFPQAAAQVPQQAAGATPVTAGPGGGQASWAQQVHQLAGGGADDQPVAPWKPPVEDLFQAAARRQASARPAGLGKRLVARLIDTVVVAGVTAVAAVPLGARALDHIQEKVDQAKLSGQTVTVWLLDGTTSMYLGIILGVLMVAGILYEALPVAKWGRTLGKRLMGLEVRDIEAHEPPAFGAALCRWLVYSVPGMLGVGLVGVLWCLFDKPWRQCWHDKAARTFVAG from the coding sequence ATGAGCGCCCCAACCCCGGCCCCAGGTGACGACCGGCCCCGCGAAGGGTATTACCCGGACCCCTCCATCCCCGGATACGTCCGGTACTGGAACGGTGCCGCGTGGGTACCGGGCACCAGCCGTCCGGCCCCGGCCGACGGCGAACCGCTCGCCCCGCCGCCCGGGGTCGGCCCGGCGCAGCCCTCCCCGGCCTCCCGGGCCTCGACGGCCTCGGTCGAGGAGACCGGTCCGCACTTCTTCGACGAGGACCCGGTCGACGACCCCGCGTCCTCCTGGGGCGCCGACCGCTCCCACCAGTCCGGCTTCGGCGGCGACCAGGACCGCCGCGTCGCCTGGGGCGCTCCCGGGAGCACCGATCCGCGGGCGTCCGCCGGGGCCTCGTCCGACGCCGACACGCCGTCACCCGGCAACACGTTCGTGTTCCGCCGCCCGACGCAGGGGGGCGGGGGAGCGGAGGGCGGCCCGGCGGCCGCCGGTTCGACGCCGGGCGCGGCCGGCGCCGCCGGTTTCGGGGCGGGCCAGGGTGCCGCGGCCGGCGCCGCCGGCTCCGGTGCGGGCTTCGGCCCGGTCATGGGGCCCGGAGCAGCGGGCCGGGGCGGGGAGGAGGGCACCATGACCTTCCGCGCGGCCGGCCCGCGCGCGACCGCCTCCGGTCCGACGCCGAACCCCGCGACCCCGGGCGCCCCCGGCCCAACCGGCACCTCGGCAGCCCCCGGCGGGCCGGGTGCTCCGGGCGGGCACGGCGTCGCGGGCGGGTCCGGTACGGCAGGCGTGCAGGGCGCGCAGGCCCTCACGGGCGGGCCCGGCGGACCGGGCACTCCGGGTACCCCGGGCACTGCGGGCACCCCGAACGCGACCGGCACGCCCGGTGCCTCCGGTGCGCACGGCGTCACCGGCTCACCCGGCACCCCGGGCGCCCCCGGCGCACCGGGCACCCCCGCCTCACCGGCCACCCCCGGCCCCGCCGGCCCCGGCTTCGCCGCCGGCAAGGCGGCGGCTGCCCGTGCCGCCGCCGCGCAGGCGGCCCAGGCGGCATCCGCGCCCGCCGCCTCGACCCCCGCCGCCCCCGCCGGCCCCCAGCAGCAACCGGCGGCAGCCCTCCAGCAGCCGCCCGCCGCGGGCACCCCGCAGCCCGCCGCAGGCGCCCAGGCCGCCGTCGGCTTCCCGCAGGCCGCGGCGCAGGTGCCGCAGCAGGCTGCCGGCGCCACGCCGGTGACGGCCGGGCCCGGTGGCGGACAGGCCTCCTGGGCGCAGCAGGTGCACCAGCTCGCCGGGGGCGGCGCCGACGACCAGCCGGTCGCGCCGTGGAAGCCCCCGGTCGAGGACCTGTTCCAGGCGGCCGCGCGGCGGCAGGCGTCGGCCCGCCCCGCGGGGCTCGGCAAGCGGCTGGTCGCGCGGCTCATCGACACCGTGGTCGTCGCGGGCGTCACGGCCGTCGCCGCGGTGCCGCTCGGCGCCAGGGCGCTGGACCACATCCAGGAGAAGGTCGACCAGGCGAAGCTCTCCGGCCAGACGGTCACGGTGTGGCTGCTGGACGGCACCACGTCGATGTACCTGGGCATCATCCTGGGCGTCCTGATGGTCGCCGGCATCCTCTACGAGGCCCTGCCGGTCGCCAAGTGGGGCCGTACGCTCGGCAAGCGGCTGATGGGCCTGGAGGTGCGGGACATCGAGGCGCACGAGCCGCCGGCGTTCGGCGCGGCCCTGTGCCGCTGGCTGGTGTACAGCGTGCCCGGCATGCTCGGCGTGGGACTCGTCGGCGTGCTGTGGTGCCTGTTCGACAAGCCGTGGCGCCAGTGCTGGCACGACAAGGCGGCGCGGACGTTCGTGGCGGGCTGA
- the hppD gene encoding 4-hydroxyphenylpyruvate dioxygenase — protein MTQTTHHTPDTARQADPFPVKGMDAVVFAVGNAKQAAHYYSTAFGMKLVAYSGPENGSRETASYVLENGSARFVFTSVIKPATPWGHFLAEHVAEHGDGVIDLAIEVPDARAAYAHAIEQGARSVAEPYELKDEHGTVVLAAIATYGETRHTLVERTGYDGPYLPGYAAAAPIVAPPERRTFQAIDHCVGNVELGRMNEWVTFYNKVMGFTNMKEFVGDDIATEYSALMSKVVADGTRKVKFPINEPAIAKKKSQIDEYLEFYNGPGVQHIALATNDIVATVRHMREHGVQFLDTPDSYYDTLGEWVGETRVPIDTLRELKILADRDEDGYLLQIFTKPVQDRPTVFFELIERHGSMGFGKGNFKALFEAIEREQAKRGNL, from the coding sequence ATGACGCAGACCACACACCACACTCCCGACACCGCCCGGCAGGCCGACCCCTTCCCGGTCAAGGGAATGGACGCGGTCGTCTTCGCCGTGGGCAACGCCAAGCAGGCGGCGCACTACTACTCCACCGCCTTCGGCATGAAGCTGGTCGCCTACTCCGGACCGGAGAACGGCAGCCGCGAGACCGCGAGCTACGTGCTGGAGAACGGCTCCGCCCGGTTCGTCTTCACCTCGGTCATCAAGCCCGCCACGCCCTGGGGCCACTTCCTCGCCGAGCACGTGGCCGAGCACGGCGACGGCGTCATCGACCTCGCCATCGAGGTGCCGGACGCCCGCGCCGCCTACGCGCACGCCATCGAGCAGGGCGCCCGCAGCGTCGCCGAGCCGTACGAGCTGAAGGACGAGCACGGCACCGTCGTCCTCGCCGCCATCGCCACCTACGGCGAGACCCGCCACACCCTGGTCGAGCGCACCGGCTACGACGGCCCCTACCTGCCCGGCTACGCCGCGGCAGCCCCGATCGTCGCCCCGCCGGAGCGCCGCACCTTCCAGGCCATCGACCACTGCGTCGGCAACGTCGAACTCGGCCGGATGAACGAGTGGGTGACCTTCTACAACAAGGTCATGGGCTTCACCAACATGAAGGAGTTCGTCGGCGACGACATCGCCACCGAGTACTCGGCGCTGATGTCGAAGGTCGTCGCGGACGGCACCCGCAAGGTGAAGTTCCCGATCAACGAGCCCGCGATCGCGAAGAAGAAGTCGCAGATCGACGAGTACCTGGAGTTCTACAACGGCCCCGGCGTCCAGCACATCGCGCTCGCCACCAACGACATCGTCGCCACCGTCCGCCACATGCGCGAGCACGGCGTGCAGTTCCTGGACACCCCGGACTCCTACTACGACACCCTCGGCGAGTGGGTCGGCGAGACCCGCGTGCCCATCGACACCCTGCGCGAACTGAAGATCCTCGCCGACCGCGACGAGGACGGCTACCTGCTGCAGATCTTCACCAAGCCGGTCCAGGACCGCCCGACCGTCTTCTTCGAACTCATCGAGCGCCACGGCTCGATGGGCTTCGGCAAGGGCAACTTCAAGGCCCTGTTCGAGGCGATCGAACGCGAGCAGGCCAAGCGCGGCAACCTGTAG
- a CDS encoding ABC transporter permease yields MTSAPDRGRRPEGEHEVRGLPFRDDGEAEAEPVPHVRSPQPRRIGWRKLTFLPAFLVALLLATRLWFDQADLDTISENALSGGQVSQALWQHVQLTVISTFFVLIIAIPLGILLTRGAIRRATPVAMALANTGQATPAIGLLALLVIWLGIGRRAALIGIIVYAVLPVLSNTIAGLKANDPTLLEAARGIGMSPLGVLTKVELPLAVPLILAGVRTALVLNVGTATLATFGGGGGLGVLITTGITNQRMPVLVLGSILTIALALLVDWLASLAELLLRPRGLEAGT; encoded by the coding sequence ATGACGAGCGCACCGGACCGCGGGCGCCGCCCCGAGGGCGAGCACGAGGTCAGAGGGCTGCCGTTCCGGGACGACGGCGAGGCCGAGGCGGAGCCCGTCCCGCACGTGCGAAGCCCGCAGCCACGCCGCATCGGCTGGCGCAAGCTCACCTTCCTGCCCGCCTTCCTGGTGGCGCTGCTGCTGGCGACCAGGCTGTGGTTCGACCAGGCCGACCTGGACACCATCTCCGAGAACGCGCTGTCCGGCGGTCAGGTCTCCCAGGCGCTGTGGCAGCACGTCCAGCTGACGGTGATCTCCACCTTCTTCGTGCTGATCATCGCGATCCCGCTGGGCATCCTGCTGACCCGCGGGGCGATCCGCAGGGCGACCCCGGTGGCGATGGCCCTGGCCAACACCGGCCAGGCCACCCCCGCGATCGGCCTGCTCGCCCTGCTGGTGATCTGGCTCGGCATCGGCCGCCGGGCCGCCCTGATCGGCATCATCGTCTACGCAGTGCTGCCGGTGCTGTCGAACACCATCGCGGGCCTCAAGGCGAACGACCCGACCCTGCTGGAGGCGGCCCGCGGCATCGGCATGTCCCCGCTCGGGGTGCTCACGAAGGTGGAACTGCCGCTGGCGGTGCCGCTGATCCTGGCGGGCGTGCGCACGGCGCTGGTGCTGAACGTGGGCACGGCCACCCTGGCGACCTTCGGCGGAGGCGGCGGCCTCGGCGTGCTGATCACCACGGGCATCACCAACCAGCGGATGCCGGTGCTGGTGCTCGGCTCGATCCTCACGATCGCCCTGGCCCTGCTGGTGGACTGGCTGGCCTCGCTGGCGGAACTGCTGCTGCGCCCGCGGGGACTGGAGGCGGGGACATGA